From a single Apium graveolens cultivar Ventura chromosome 2, ASM990537v1, whole genome shotgun sequence genomic region:
- the LOC141705891 gene encoding GDP-mannose transporter GONST2-like: MPTELRLDTVICQDVEELEFSSSNDKVNVVHKLLDTFLWQGRWSKNNITTPKERRTSGENRFSRANRAQPDSTAAINVESKREHGSGRSSGPLLSGTAYCISSCSMILLNKIVLSSYAFDAGISLMLYQNLISCILVALLSLFGAVTLEKLNWKLIRVWLPVNVIFVAMLVSGMYSLKYINIAMVTILKNVTNILTAIGELYLFRKRQNQQVWAAMFLMIISAITGGITDLTFDSVGYAWQFTNCVLTASYSLTLRRVMDKAKLMTESGSLNEVSMVLLNNMLSLPFGIFLILLFSEWDYVINTEVIKMPMFWAVATASGVLGLSISFTSMWFLNQTGPTTYSLVGSLNKIPISIVGIVLFKVPVSLTNLFSILFGLFAGVFFAKAKMA; encoded by the exons ATGCCGACCGAGCTGAGGCTAGATACGGTTATTTGCCAAGACGTGGAGGAGTTAGAATTTAGCTCTTCAAATGATAAAGTAAATGTGGTACACAAGTTACTTGATACTTTCCTTTGGCAAGGAAGGTGGTCTAAGAACAATATTACTACGCCTAAAGAACGAAGAACATCCGGTGAGAACAG GTTTTCTAGAGCAAATCGAGCACAACCGGATAGCACTGCTGCAATAAATGTTGAAAGCAAGAGAGAGCATGGATCTGGAAGAAGCTCTGGACCTCTATTGTCAGGAACAGCATACTGCATTTCATCTTGCAGCATGATATTGCTCaataaaattgttctatcaaGTTATGCCTTTGATGCAGGCATATCATTGATGTTGTATCAG AACCTCATTAGTTGTATACTAGTTGCTCTTTTGAGTTTGTTTGGAGCAGTCACACTGGAAAAGCTGAATTGGAAACTGATAAGGGTGTGGCTTCCGGTCAATGTCATATTTGTGGCTATGCTTGTATCAGGCATGTACAG TTTGAAATACATAAATATTGCAATGGTGACTATCCTGAAGAACGTGACAAATATTTTAACAGCAATTGGTGAACTATATTTGTTCCGAAAGCGTCAGAATCAGCAAGTTTGGGCTGCCATGTTTCTCATG ATTATCTCTGCAATAACTGGCGGTATAACAGATCTCACATTCGATTCTGTGGGTTATGCATGGCAATTTACGAACTGCGTTTTAACTGCAAGCTACTCG CTCACCCTGCGTCGTGTGATGGATAAAGCAAAGTTGATGACTGAATCTGGATCTCTTAATGAAGTTTCAATGGTTTTGCTTAATAATATGTTATCTTTACCATTTGGAATCTTCTTGATTTTGCTGTTCAGTGAATGGGACTATGTAATTAATAC GGAAGTAATCAAGATGCCTATGTTTTGGGCAGTGGCAACAGCTAGTGGGGTACTTGGACTCTCCATTAGCTTCACATCTATGTGGTTTCTTAATCAAACTGGCCCAACCACCTACAG TTTGGTCGGATCACTAAACAAGATACCTATCTCTATTGTTGGTATCGTATTATTTAAGGTCCCGGTCAGCCTTACAAATCTCTTCAGCATCCTCTTCG GTCTATTTGCTGGGGTGTTCTTTGCAAAGGCAAAAATGGCCTGA